TTAGATGAAGCTATTGAAAAAATCAAACAAGGAAGTCGTAATTATGCAAAAAGACAATTGACATGGTTTAGAAGAGATAATAGAATAAGATGGATAGATGTTGATTGCTTTGATGATGTTGATGACTTATCTGATACTATTCAAGAAATAGTTATTAAAAACCTTTATATTAAATAGGAGGGGTCTATATGAAGCAGGGTATAAATCTACAGGATGTTTTTTTAAACAAAGCTAGAAGGGAAAATATAAATATTACAGTTTTTTTGGTGAATGGATATCAAATAAAAGGAATGGTAAAAGGATTCGATAATTATATTTTAATTTTAGAAAGTGAAGATAAACAACAAATGATTTATAAACATGCTATATCAACTATAGTTCCGAGTAAAGCAATTAGTTTAGAAATATAACGAAGTAAACAAGCCTCTGCTTGCAGAGGCTTTTACATGTAAAGGGAAAGGTGACAATGAACGAAAATACTAAAGACATTTTATGTCATGAGTTTAAACTAGAAAGAAAAGTAATTGATTATGTAGATGATATTGAAAATGCTATTACAGAAAAATTTAGAGAAATTGATGAAATAAAGGCTTATAATCAATTTAAAGTAATAAAAGCGATGCAGGAAAATAGATTAAGTTCTACTGATTTCTATTGGACAACTGGATATGGTTACGGAGACATTGGTAGAGATAAAGTAGAGAGTGTTTATGCATCGGTATTTAATACGGAAGATGCTCTTGTCAGACCTACAATAGCATCAGGTACTCATGCAATTACATTGACTCTATCTGGTATACTTAGGCCTGGAGATGAACTTATAGCCATTTCTGGAGCTCCATATGATACATTACAAAAGGTTATTGGTGTAAAAGGAAATGTATCAGGTAGTCTTATAGAATATGGCACCATATATAAAGAAATACCTTTGATTAACAACAAAATAGATTTAGAATCAGTTAAGAAAACCATATCAGAAAAGACAAAGATGGTAATGATTCAGAGATCTACAGGATATAGCGATAGGAGAGCTTTGACAATAGATGAGATAGAGGAAGCTATTCAATCAATTAGAGAATATAATACAGAAGTAATTATTATGGTTGATAATTGCTACGGTGAATTTTTAGAATTAAGAGAGCCAACAGATGTAGGTGCTGATATAATTGCTGGTTCGTTGATAAAGAATCCAGGTGGTGGATTAGCTTTATCAGGAGGATACATAGTAGGTAAACAAAACCTTGTTGAACAAGTTGCAAATAGATTGACAGCTCCTGGATTAGGAAAAGAATGTGGATTGACATTTGGAACTTCTCGAACGACAATGCAAGGTTTGTTCTTAGCTCCTCATATTGTAGCTGAAGCGGTAAAAGGAGCTTTATTAGTAGCAAAAACATATAAAGAACTTGGATTTAAAATTGTACCTGAAATAGATGACAATAGAAGCGATATAATTCAAGGCGTAGAATTACTGATGCCTGAAAGGGTTAGTGAATTCTGTAAAGGAATTCAAGCGGCTTCAACAGTTGATTCATACGTAATACCTGAGGCATGGGACATGCCAGGTTATGAAGATAAAGTTATAATGGCAGCAGGTGGATTTATTGAAGGATCTTCAATTGAGCTTAGCGCAGATGGACCTATGAGAGAGCCTTATTATGTATATTATCAAGGAGGCCTAACTTACGAACATTGCAAATTAGGTGTTCTTATGTCTTTAAACAATCTTTATAAAAAAAGTTTAGTTGATTTATAAAAAATCGCTTCTAAAGAAGTTCATATGGATTAGACTATAACAAAAAGCACTTTGTATAAAGTGCTTTTTGTTATATCTTTCTATATAAACCAATTACTTTACCAAGGATACTTACTTCCTTAGAATAAATTGGTTCCATAAATTGATTTTCCGGTTGTAATCTGACAATATCCTTTTCTTTAAAGAATCTTTTTACAGTGGCTTCTTCGCCTAGTAGAGCAACTACAATCTCGCCGTTATGTGCTTGGCTTTGTTCTTTAACCAATACTAAGTCTCCGTCTAGTATTCCTGCATCTATCATACTTTCTCCTTGGACTTTTAATATAAATAGATCATTTCCTTCTGCTAATTCTAAAGGAACAGGGTAGGTATCTTCAATATTTTCCACGGCAAGAATAGGGGAGCCAGCAGTTACTTTCCCTAAGATTGGAATATCGAGAGTTTTCTTTGTGGCAAATAAATAATCATCGTCCTTATCTAGTATTTCAATAGCTCTAGGTTTAGTTGGATCTCTTCTGATATAACCTTTAGCTTCTAGTTTCTCTAGATGTCCGTGTACGGTAGAGGTTGATTTTAAACCTACACCTTTACAAATTTCTCTAACAGCAGGGGGATATCCACGTCTCTGTAATTCATTCTTTATATAAAG
The DNA window shown above is from Tissierella sp. Yu-01 and carries:
- the hfq gene encoding RNA chaperone Hfq; translated protein: MKQGINLQDVFLNKARRENINITVFLVNGYQIKGMVKGFDNYILILESEDKQQMIYKHAISTIVPSKAISLEI
- the lexA gene encoding transcriptional repressor LexA, with protein sequence MYEDLSQKQIEILLYIKNELQRRGYPPAVREICKGVGLKSTSTVHGHLEKLEAKGYIRRDPTKPRAIEILDKDDDYLFATKKTLDIPILGKVTAGSPILAVENIEDTYPVPLELAEGNDLFILKVQGESMIDAGILDGDLVLVKEQSQAHNGEIVVALLGEEATVKRFFKEKDIVRLQPENQFMEPIYSKEVSILGKVIGLYRKI
- a CDS encoding aminotransferase class I/II-fold pyridoxal phosphate-dependent enzyme, translated to MNENTKDILCHEFKLERKVIDYVDDIENAITEKFREIDEIKAYNQFKVIKAMQENRLSSTDFYWTTGYGYGDIGRDKVESVYASVFNTEDALVRPTIASGTHAITLTLSGILRPGDELIAISGAPYDTLQKVIGVKGNVSGSLIEYGTIYKEIPLINNKIDLESVKKTISEKTKMVMIQRSTGYSDRRALTIDEIEEAIQSIREYNTEVIIMVDNCYGEFLELREPTDVGADIIAGSLIKNPGGGLALSGGYIVGKQNLVEQVANRLTAPGLGKECGLTFGTSRTTMQGLFLAPHIVAEAVKGALLVAKTYKELGFKIVPEIDDNRSDIIQGVELLMPERVSEFCKGIQAASTVDSYVIPEAWDMPGYEDKVIMAAGGFIEGSSIELSADGPMREPYYVYYQGGLTYEHCKLGVLMSLNNLYKKSLVDL